The Oreochromis aureus strain Israel breed Guangdong linkage group 7, ZZ_aureus, whole genome shotgun sequence region ATGACACGCCATTTAAGTTGCATTAGCGTGCCAACAGTTGTAGCACATCTGCAAGCTGCCTTGCAACCCATCCCCTTTTGCTGCTGTGTCTTAACCAGTCTCATCTGATGTGATCAAAGTGAGTGATTCTTGTTTTTCCATCCAAATAGCAAAAACAATCTTCTGTTTAGTGTATGGATCCTGCAACAACCTCAAAGTGCTGTCGCAGTAGTTTTGATTAGATCCCACAGTTGTGAATATTTTTCTGTTCACGTGCTGCTTTTGAAATAAAGCACTAAATCCCAATGAGAGCATTTAAAGGCCGTGTCAAGTAGCCTTTAAAGAGGAAGACAAAAATTAAGGGACAGTATGCTGAGAAAAATGTTGAGGTCAAACTATCTGGAACCAAAGCATTTACTTTAGTACAAATATTAGTCTTTGTGGTTAACATGACGTCCGAAAAAAAACACGTACGATTTTGATTTCTAAACCTTTTTGCTGGGATAAATGTCTGTGATCTCCGGCGTGACTCAACCAGCCGCAGGATTTATAGTGTGGTGCTGATTAAACAGCAAGGTGAAGAGGAGAACTCAGGACGTGCCACTCGATGATTCACCCTGTGTGTCATGTTACTGGGCACATACTGTCAGGAAGCCTTTTCCTGCTTCATCTGTTGACAATGCAGGCGGACCGGACATGATTCCTCACATCAGCGGAGCGTGCAGGGAAAGGATAAGTCGCTGGAGAAGGTGGCTAATTTGTTCGGGTTCTGACTCATCAAACACGGAGGGGATTTTATGTAAACAAACACCAGCAAAGCTCTTTTCATTGAACACATCTGAGATGAATCATCCATCTCTAGAATGCTGAGCCCAGGCTGGAGGGGATTCTCCGTGCCACAGCCGCTTAGAGTCGAAGCTACAAGGAGCATTCCTGCCTCTGGACTAGAGAGACTTAACagccaaaacaaaagaaagagggGCTTGTGAATCAAGCTGCGACATTTGAGCTGTCACCGATTTAAAGACGCAGCTCGTAGAACCCAGAAAAAGCCAAGGAGGCCGAAAGCTGCCGGTTTCCAAAAACTAAAGCTgtgtaaaattaaaacattCCCAACATGTAGCTTGggaataaaataaatggaataaCACCAAAGTTACACTGGAGTTGAAAGTAAGCACGGCTCGAGTTCCCCCGTGTTTGCCAGCTAGTGAATCATTAGTTGTCCCGATAAACTAACCAGTTAATCATCAAGTCACTTCATACGTAGTTCAAAGACACTTCCACATACCAGCAATAAGTGATCAAATACTATTCGCAGATAAAAGAACGAGCGCTCATTATTTAGATCCCAACTTGTAGCGAAATCTGCATTGTGTCGAGTCTCTCTTGGACAGCGTTGCTGGCCCAGATCCACACATTTCTTTTGATCAGCTTCTGTGACCATTGTCACCATTCCATGCATACCATTACAGAAAAAATACACCCTGCCAATATGGCAAGAAGATGGGGCTCAATGACCGCAGCAGACAGGTTGGGCTGCATCTGTCTGCCCCGCGCACCCCGTCCATTCTCCCACTTTAACTCGATTGAATAAGAATAGAAGAGGAAGCTCGGAGTGCTCGGTGTCTGTGTCTAGGAACGGAGGTTCATAATCTCCCTTAATGAGCTTGTTTCTGGGCTTTTATCCGGCAGCCTGCCTGAGGGAAACGCTGGTGTTTCCTATCAAGTGGCCCTGCAGCGCTGACCCTCACACGGCTCTGCATATGAAATGTAAGGGCCAAGCCTTTTGTCTCCTTTCTCCCAGTCTCTAGCTGAACCCCTGAGCCATTTGCATAGTCCTGAATGGACCAGCCAATGTTATTAATTAATACAGAGCCAGCCTGCGCCACCTGACAAAATCCCACCGAGTGGCCCGAACGGAACTGTTTCATCAAAAGAGAGGAGCCATTAGGAACGAGAGGCCTtattctcctcttctctctcgaGAACAGAGAGCCGTGGTTTTACAcgttttcttttcctgtaaagGGACGGCGGCGGTGGGACCAAGGCCACAGATGACCCCGCTGTCGACCGGCTCGTAAACTTAAATCCTCCCGAGAGAGAAATCCTCCTGCGCCTTTACCTTCTCAACTCTGCTCAGAGGATGTCTTCGAGGAGGATTCTCACCAGATAACCCAAAGATTTACAGCTGGGAATGTTTCACAAACGTGGTTTCGTATTCCCAGAGATCCTCAGATGCACCAAACCGTTGACTCACTCGCGCTGTATCTTTCCTCATTTTGCCCTCACGTCGTGCTTGCCTGGATACGGAGCGCATACACAAATAAACGGCCCGATGACGATCCAGAGCTATCTCCACAGCGAGTCTCTCCTAGCATACAATGTCGGGAGGGCGATTCCAGGAGGCTCGTAAATTTATTTCCACTGCCTCATTGAAGCAATTAAGGACAAAGTGCGCGCCGAGTCTTTCACAACGTTGCTTGGGGAATAGGTCCGATCACTGACACACTGTCATTCCAAACATTAATCCGCTGGCAAAAATACAGGGTGAGACAGGAAAAAAGTAAGACATGAGAAAACTGAGGGAACTGGACAGAGAACACAGGGAAAGTATTAAAAAATGAAGCATCATTTCAAACTCTGCTGTCTGTATTGAATCCATTGCACAATCGGTGCAGGAGATCGCCTCACGCTGCGATTACCCATCACCTTCCACATGTCTATTCATCTAACTGTATACACTCCTCCCAATGTTGTCAGCACAAGGAGGTGTTTCCCATGTGGGGGGGTGGGGTTAGTTAGCATTCCTATTTGTGACCTGCAGAAAATGAAGCAGCTGTTGGTGGTGGGATTCACTGATAAGTGAGGGGGGGTGACAAAGAGCATTATTAAGGATGACTTGTGCGGTTATCCAAACTAAACAGTTCGCACAAAGTCCTCGAGCATGTCCAGAAGCAGTGGAGGTAGGTGCTTCTCGGTGATCGCATGGCCCTGCCTGGTTTGCAGCTCTGATCGTGGTGACGTAGGAGAAATCTGCCCTATGGGGATTCTCAACATGCAAACGCTATCGGGTCCTCCAGCTGCAGGGCGTGGAGGCGTGAGAAGTTAAGAGGGAGACAAAGAACGTAGGAAATTTGAAAACATGACATGCCTCAGAATTGGCAGTACAAAAACAATACACTCCTCTGGCTTTTCCCGACTCCCCATCTTTCATCTTTCCCACTTTGACCTCACTCTCTCTTCATATCATGTTAAGGCTCTCGTTCCTCCCATCCCTCCCTGCATGTTTGATCTTACGGGAACCATTCACCTCAAGTGTAAAAAGACAATGGTCTGCCTGCCTCCACCCTTGTCCGTTTGTCTTTTCGACCCCCTCAATCAGACTTTGAAGTGTTACTTCAGAGGCCGCTTTAGGCCGCTGGGAGAAGACAGATGATGGATGTCAGACCTAAGAGGCTAACAGTGAAATCACTTTAACGACTAACGCTTTTCTTAGGAAGAATATTTTCTCACTGAAGGTAAGACTAGCTGTGACTGGCCCATAACAGATCTCCAAAGAAGACTTTGATACGGCCCTGAAAGAAGAAATGGCAAAGACAACACTACAAAGGATGCTAGTGTAAGCCATTAGCACTTGGTTAGGCACAGACGAAAGAAAATAgatcaaagaaaagatacgTCATCTTTGGGCTCAATTCGTCCAGACTGGCTCGGCGATTCATTGCAGGGAATCGAATGTTTCCTACCTGTGGCACAGAGGGCAATGAAGGTCTGGACATGTTTCCGAATAAGTGCCAGCTTATCCTCGGGCAGCGGCAGCCTTCTCACGATGTGCTCGATGAAATCGTTCGGTGTTACTGCTGCCAGGTTCCACTTCAACTTCCCCAGGACCACCAGTTCCCATTCCTAGAGAGAGCAAGTAGAAAAGGGATGGCTGAAAAACAACTCAGTGACACAAAGTACACGCCACATTTCAGCTGCAGCTCTGCACTTTTATTGTTTAGCCAGTTGCGCTTGAGCCAAAAGTGTGTTAATGTGACATACAGCGGCGAGCATCTGGAGGTTAAGTGTTATTGTTATTAGTCTCTGCTCGGCTGGGCCTGGGACAGAGGATCACCAGCAGTGCCACCAACCCAGGTGACCTGGCATCACTGTGTCCCTCCCTGTTTGTGTCTGGCATGTGGGGACTTTCCTAAAGAGGCCCATCAGAGGCTCTGCTGTGTGAGCGCAGAGTGAAAACGGATAAGCAGCCTATGTCTGTCGAGCACAGTCAGCATTACGTATGACATCTCTTATCTCAATATATCAATCAGAATCCTATTTATACACTGCAGCACTTAGTTACTATATTTTTCCACATAAAGTGCTTCGCAACATGTCGACGGCTTGCGGAAAGACAGAAACCCTGTTTGATTAATCAGCATCTGACTCTTTCATTTAGATCTCACAGCAGACTGTGCTGACACGTGCTCATCCATCTGCACGTCTGTGTAACACGGGGTGCGGATACTAGGTGTGGTGTGCTCTTTTCTGAGACTGCATTGTTACTTTCACTTCCTAGAGGAGGAGGTGATTAACGAAAGAGCTGGTGACTAATTTGGGAAAAAATTTCAGCGGTTTGGTTCCGCACTGCAGCCTTGTGACTGGGAGGATGGATGTTCTTCATTTTCCCTTTAAGAAGGAGAGACCACATGGACTCGGTCATGAGACAATTCAATATGGCCGCCCCTACTAGCAGCATGCATTTTCCCAATCACAGTGACCTTTGTCAGTCATGTCATGCTTTGCTATCTTGCTGATGTTTgagagactgaaaaacaggacaTGTCTTATAAAGTGAAACCCGTCTTCTTCTGGCTACAGCAATGTTTTTGTCTATCGTTGATCATTAGCCGCCTCCTGCTATTAAAAGGCGTTTTCCATCAATGACAGTACGCAACACCGAAGCCTATAGCAATAGCTGCGACAAACCTTGCAACACATGCTTTATGCTGACAAGGGTGGCAATCTGGTATCACCCACTTCCTTCTGCTTACTGCCTTCCTCTGGTCACACCTTCTTCGTAAAATTGTGGTTCTCTTTACAAGAAGTTCTTACTAAAGATGAGGACAAAAAAACGATCACATGCCCCGAGCAGCTGATCTGTTTCCTGTATCTGCGTGTCAGCCAAAATACTGCCTtatacagaaacacagaaaggaGGCCTCAGCAAACCAGTTCAAGGACTGAGGGCTTTGTCTCCAGTCTGAACATGAAGGTATCAGAGACAGTTTTTTGTCAAGTGCAGCATTGCGTGCAAGTGATACGAGTTTTCAGCCACAGCAGcgcattttgtttttcttttcaaaataagcCGTTTAAAACTGGAACTTTAAGACGCTGGCTCGGAGTCGGAACCTTcattaaagaaatgaaattgTCATTCCAGAAAATTATGGGAAAGCATCAAATCAACAGCAGCTCGTTGGGAACTTGAATGTACTGCAGCGGCAGTCTGCTCAGTGGGTAGAGCCGCCAGTCAGGCCTGCAACCATCAGCCCCGTCTGAATCATAATATGTGGCCTCTTTCACAACATGGGTGGGATTGGCTGTTGTTTACTGAGGAATGTTTATGTAGCACCACAGAGCAGGAGGGAAAATACTTATCTGATGTGACACGGAGTTAATTAATTGGTTTGCCAGGACTTATATTCAATAAACAGGACACAGAATAGTGACTTTTTCTGTACCGTGGGTTTCATgtgcagtcagaatcagaaataGTGACTCGTGACCTCACGTCAGAAATGTGTGCATCCACAGTTATTTTTGGACACCAGCTAAACTGTAAAAGGCAAACTTgaatttctctgtctctccctctctagCTCACAGGAACAGAGAACTTTGGCTCCAGTTCAATATGACCTCGCTGATCTGTGAAAAATATCTACCACCAGATGGCGATGGAGACCACCGCACAGGCTGGAAGGTTACTGTAAAGCCTTGAGGGTCTTATACAGTAAAGAGAGCCCTTGTAGAACAATCCTCTGCTGAGTCTTTCCTGCGCCTTTGATGTCTAAAGCCTGGACAACCGATTCAGTGAAATGGGAACAGCCCCCATGTCGAGTATACGTCACCTTTGAAACTTTTAAATAAGGAAATACTCGAGAACAACCGGATAAATCCCGGCTTCCAAACGTGCTCTGATGAAGAATAAGTTATGTAATACGTTTAACCAGCTGATGGTGACAATGTGAGTCTGCAGATGTGTTACTGCAAACTGTGTGAAACACGTAGAACTGTCGCTTACCAGCAGCTCTTGTGGTCTGATGGAGTTATCTGTGTAGATGCAAAGCTTCTCTGCAGTTAATGGACGAGTCTCTTTCAATTTGGATGCAAGAAACATGCACACTGCTCCCAGCAGCTGCAGGTTACACTTTTTGGTGGGTACCACTGCTAGAAATCTGTCTAAGTAGTTCATGGCCAAGGGAAAAACTTCTTCCTCGCACTTCTGCTCCTCACAAACCTATAAGGAGACAGCACACAAGGCGACAACGTTGACGACACGTGACTTCTTTTTCAGCGCTTGAAACGTATATAAAACTTTTATGAAATAACGAAACAAAAGAGTGATCACATAagagcacatttaaaatcaATGACACACATAGTTGGGGCTCAGCCAAGAATTTGCGCCCAGCCCAGATCTGTTGCGACATCACACAATAATTCGAAAGAAATTATTTCACAAAGACTGAAATGACTTTAAGACACATACTCTCAATAGACTCGCATTCCTGCAGTTCATTCACTAAGAAATGAATTCAAGTCACAATCAGCCGAGCCAAAAAAACACCAGGAAAGCGCAGCACACGgaaacacactttttttaaacagtcgtcatattttcataaaatatttaaaaatagaaataaattatCTGGAGCGACTTTCTTCACACCATAATGTTCAGGAGACTCTTCCACATCATATCCGACAATTCCTATTCGTATTCATGCGCgataaatatcaagaaaatgtcaaaataagaGGCAAGTCGCAAGCGGCTGGTGTGGCGTGCCTCACCGCCGAGCCGATATAATTATttcaaaaattaattaaaaatcttCAGTGCGTCAGATTCTGACAATAtttacatgaaaataaagagGAAAGACTCCAGATTGTTTAGAGACGGGTGTTGACCAGAAATATTTGACGGATCGTCAATAAATGAACAGAAATCTTCGGCAAGTCACTGGAGACCAAAAGAAGCGATAAGGCCCTCGCCCTTCCCGACATTTAAATAGATATCTAAAGCGATCGCAATGCTTTTTGTGATCGATTCTGTATTTGGTGGACACCTAAGACCCTCTTCTGTCATTGCCGACGGCTTTTAAGCGCTGTTACTTTGCTTTTGACACTGTAAATCCTCTTAAAAGCACTCCTATAAAAACCAACATGGCGATACAGCGCAAGTCAGCATTGAATTGGGGGAGTGCATACGTGTGCATGAAAATATTCAGCCTATctaaaataataacattaaataaTCAACGGGCAACATGTGCAGACACCATGTGAGGCAGATAAAGGAAATCCTCCGGTGTCACAGATGGCACAGCTGGCACTTTCATAAACGCAGCGATCGGACtttaaaaatggaaagaaattgCGTTAAACGGCACCGACGAATAATATAAGGAAATAGCAGTCGGAAATATGAGTCGTATGTCATATGTGCTCCTCGGAATATTTCAACCATTGCTCGATATAGAAATGAAACAAATCGAGAGGCTTTAAAGTCGAGCACGGAAATAATATGTCTTGTCAGCACTCGGTGTTTCGCTATACCTCCAACATCCAAGTGGCCACCATTCTCCTCATGAACGGCTGAATATCTTTCTGGACGCCTTTGAAATAAGAATATTGGGGTAAAAACCTCTCCTCTATAGTCAACAAGCGCTGCAGGACTCTGTCATCGCACAGAAGATTCGGATCGGGACGAGCTCGTATGATGGTGTCCATTTCGAGGCAGAGCAGCTCCATGGTGCTGGTGTTTTCACTTAAGTTAAAAAGTAGGATTTCGCTTTCGGAGACGTCAAAGGCGTATTGCAGAGCGAAAATGCAAAAAGATGGCAGGAAAAGTCTTTTGGAGGCATAAAAAGCGAGACTGCAGGGGCTCCGTAAGAGTAGTCCTGCCTCTCCTTGTTGAGAACTTTTTCCTCTCTCCCCACAGCTCGCCTCTACTTTCGCTGCCTAAGATCAGGCGCATTTAGCCTGCCCTGCGTCCGCCACTGACGCAACTGCATTACCTCTGTATAGACACAACAAGCTGCATTCCAGTCTCTCTTTCTACTGTCCTGCTGTGAAAGACAACTTTTACCAAACTTGATGCATTTTGGATGCAGATGCACAGCAGTGTAGGGGCAAACACAGAATAACACCATCCAACTATGGCCACGTTATTTTACTAACTGGGGTTCAAATAAGCCAATTAGAGTGGTTCCTTTGGCTCCGTTAAGCATTTAGCCTACTGACAGTGCATTCAGGTACAGTCCTTGTGTGCATTTTTATTGGGGAACTTCTTGTTGATGCTGGTGCCTGATGAACTTATGATGATCGTTACAAAGTCAGGATATAGAATTGTTACATTATGTTCATTGTTGCTTTATTATTGCACATATTTTCAGCATCAAAAGGCTCCCAGAAGTCAGCCTTAGTTGATAAAGTGCTTCAAGAGCCCCCTTGTGAAAATAATTTGTATATTAGCTCAGATTAGGGAGGCAATGAGAGGACTAATTTATTGATGTCTGCCACTTTTTTCATTGCATTGCAATGGACTCAGTGAACCTTGGTGCAGATGTGATGCATGTAGATACTGTAGGCAAGCAGCCATAAATACAAGTTAGCACTTAAAGATGCACgaacgcgcgcgcgcgcgcccGCATAGACACCAAACCCGCCAGCGCACATAAACGGACACACATCAtcttatacttttttttttatagccgCCACAAAGCTGCTTGTGGTTTATGAGATAACTTTCTAGGAAATTTCTAGCagcaatgacttttttttttttttgcataatcttCTGTTAAAGATAACACAAAGATGAGACGCGCTGGCTTTGCACAACACAAATAAtatcaacagaaaaaaatcactatatatacacacacacacacacacacacacacacacacacatttatatacTTTTAATTAGACTTCCGTCATCATTTACAtggaaaaacaagcaggtggAAACGAGAATGTAAGTCGTTGAgcagataattaaaaaaatgactgcCAAATGATTTAGCCTCACATACAGTCACAAAGAGAATCTGCATGGGTAAATATGTTAATCCCCGTCCCATTCTTAGTCAACTTCAAAGACCGAGCCGTGAAAGAAACGAGACATCAGTGCATCAGGGGAAGACTGGGGACTGTAAAGTCCTCAGAGCTTTAGAGCTGTTAATTTCCATCTGAAGCTCGCTGGCTCTATAGCAGTGCTTGTGAGAAAAGTGGTGGAAATGTctctttaaagttttttttccagtctAAGTTGCTTCCTCCTCCTATTTGCATAGCCAATAGCTCCTCAGCCCTAGAATGAGGCTGTACGATTGTTACTGGGCAGATTTCATTGGCGTCTGCAGTGAAATGTGTTTAGTGCCCCCTAAAAACTGtcacgtttttttttaaacaactgcCTGAAATGAAAGAAGTCAGGACACAGGGATATCACCAAAAATCATTCTCACTTGAGAAAACAATCATAAACGCCAAATTTAgaagaaaatgtgtttgatcCTGACTGATAGATATTCTCCATTGAAAAACGTGAATATCTGCACTGTATGATGGGTCATATTTAAAATGGACAGTTTTAAGTTACATCAAGGCAGAAAAACCTTCACAAATATGTTCTTGACTTGATCAAAAAGGCTCCTTGTCACAGGATAAGAAGAGACAAAGTAATTCAAAGCTGCATCATTTCTTATCAAACACGCCAGTTTTAAATAAGAATGAGCAACAAGAATGTGGCTAAACAGGTACTCCTGTCAACTGCGCTCAGCACACCATGCGCAATTACGCAGTCTGATTGTTCTTTGTTACAGGTGagacatgaattaaaataagcAGTTAGATAGGTTAGATCTGTTTAATAGCACACATCCACACAGATATTCTTCAATCCCTAAAAAATCTCACGCTCTGAAAAAAGTGGGGGGGAAAATCCCACCCACACACGAAGGCTGAAAAAGAAGTCGATTCAATCGTGTTAAAGTGTTTTCAGATCACACAATAACCAAAAAAGACTCATAATATGACTCAAACATGTATCTATTTCAGTGGAAAAGCATTTCACACCCTTCACTCCATCATTTACGCGGTTAAAGTACCAACATATTACTCTGTTAACACAAGAGgagtttctattttttctattgCCGAAAAGTGACACCAACTGCTTCTCTGAGTGACTTCAGAAGAAGCAGCAAAAGCAGGAgcgtgttttttctctctccccggAAGCATTCAATTATCACACCAGAATAAAACGGGAACCCGCCCTGCAACTTCGAAACGTTAAGGAGTGGCGACAGTAGGCAGGCAAAAGCACCCCGGGAGGGGGGACGATCAATAAGTACCGAAGTTTTACAAGTTTGTTGAAAATTATGCGCTGCACACTGCAGGAAATATCTGTCGGAGCAAAAAAATTTTGTGCTGcctcaaactttaaaatgtcatATTTGGCTCAGttaagttaaataaaacaacCCAAGGATACGGGACATGTCCGGTGGTTTGCATTTTATCAACATTATTATTTTCGCGAAACGTGCGGGGAGGCACTACCCATTTATTTTTGGCTTGTTTATGAAATTTCCcgaaataa contains the following coding sequences:
- the ccnd2a gene encoding G1/S-specific cyclin-D2a isoform X1 → MELLCLEMDTIIRARPDPNLLCDDRVLQRLLTIEERFLPQYSYFKGVQKDIQPFMRRMVATWMLEVCEEQKCEEEVFPLAMNYLDRFLAVVPTKKCNLQLLGAVCMFLASKLKETRPLTAEKLCIYTDNSIRPQELLEWELVVLGKLKWNLAAVTPNDFIEHIVRRLPLPEDKLALIRKHVQTFIALCATDFRFAMYPPSMIATGSVGAAICGLQLDSADQSQWGDSLTDLLAKITNTEVDVLKECQEQIERVLVSSLREGRQQQQQQQQTQRGPSGKGLDELDQSSTPTDVRDVNL